A region of Pseudorca crassidens isolate mPseCra1 chromosome 8, mPseCra1.hap1, whole genome shotgun sequence DNA encodes the following proteins:
- the LOC137229287 gene encoding collagen alpha-1(I) chain-like isoform X1, with protein MQEVHLRQPLHSCRGLAKDPSSALDLTEARFAADPRWESPGMPAEGPTSGCSQELNLTTSSSFGEPGSSEFKELAQREDGELAGPMPQGPHQPPSRSLQEKKLAQGASGPSGLPSQGLPEPPDPLEGLSCSLGQERAELKKLLRIEIPQSQREGAPQDQRGKALQGEDKEVPPSKREKTNEGQSGEAPQALREEVSEGQRWEASQGENKEAPRSQSGSRLKCRRKEVLPEQSEDSPQGPEVKTLQSSEGRSRISQAWEVARGEAPTPPREEGGSLGIPGGFCRPLGERMPQPGGREGAHPRGRTTQLRQVKTGGPRGESAAAVREQGAAREGAPAPLTPPGPPARPPLPRPGAVLLAALRTGGSEQRERPAALPGHPGLLSDPHSLRGPGGSPGPAEQELGGSMGLPGALGGRREGAEAPRASKTAWPESPSRDRRSAGVSAAQQETALQRLLELHSEARRRRQQDREQQRLRVLERLRIARNRHCRVHPLRPPPSPAQLPRQARPLGEGGGAAKTLPGRGTGRDLGPFDLRAPRTCDDTCGAGGAGLPGCCPLLAASSPGAGRRGRSTLGAAPGGRGRAAERPAGAAEANATGEDRAAASPRGQNFQQLLWPPGSEEPAPGEHRSLFPVLSGHC; from the exons ATGCAAGAGGTGCACCTGAGGCAGCCTTTGCACTCCTGCAGGGGGCTGGCAAAGGACCCATCATCAGCCCTGGATCTGACTGAAGCCAGGTTTGCTGCAGACCCAAGGTGGGAGAGCCCTGGCATGCCTGCAGAAGGGCCCACATCTG gTTGCTCACAAGAGCTGAACCTCACCACCAGCAGTAGCTTTGGAGAACCAGGAAGCTCAGAGTTCAAG GAGCTGGCCCAGAGGGAAGACGGGGAGCTAGCAGGGCCCATGCCCCAGGGGCCCCATCAACCACCATCCAGAAGCCTACAGGAGAAGAAGCTGGCTCAGGGAGCCTCAGGGCCCTCAGgcctcccctcccagggcctgCCAGAACCCCCGGATCCCCTGGAGGGGCTGAGCTGCAGCCTGGGCCAGGAGAGAGCAGAACTAAAGAAACTGCTAAGAATTGAGATTCCTCAGAGTCAGAGAGAGGGGGCCCCTCAGGATCAGAGAGGGAAGGCCCTCCAGGGGGAGGACAAAGAAGTTCCCCCAAGTAAGAGAGAGAAGACAAACGAGGGTCAGAGCGGGGAGGCCCCTCAGGCTCTGAGGGAAGAGGTCTCGGAAGGTCAAAGGTGGGAGGCCTCCCAGGGTGAGAACAAAGAGGCACCTCGAAGTCAAAGCGGAAGTCGCCTTAAGTGCCGGAGAAAGGAGGTCCTCCCGGAGCAGAGCGAGGATTCTCCTCAGGGCCCGGAAGTGAAGACGCTTCAGTCTTCCGAGGGCAGAAGCCGTATCTCACAAGCCTGGGAGGTGGCTCGGGGAGAGGCACCTACACCGCCCCGGGAGGAAGGCGGCTCCCTGGGGATTCCGGGGGGCTTCTGCAGGCCCCTGGGAGAACGGATGCCGcagcctgggggaagggagggcgcGCACCCGCGGGGAAGAACCACGCAGCTGAGGCAGGTTAAGACCGGTGGCCCGAGAGGAGAGAGCGCAGCGGCCGTGAGAGAGCAGGGGGCCGCCCGGGAAGGGGCGCCGGCTCCCCTTACGCCCCCGGGGCCTCCGGCGCGGCCGCCGCTCCCACGCCCAGGAGCGGTGTTGCTGGCGGCCCTACGCACTGGTGGTTCCGAGCAGCGGGAGCGCCCCGCAGCTCTCCCAGGGCATCCGGGCCTGCTGAGCGATCCGCACTCGCTTCGGGGCCCGGGAGGAAGCCCTGGCCCCGCGGAGCAGGAGCTGGGCGGCTCCATGGGGCTCCCGGGCGCCCTCGGGGGGCGGAGGGAAGGTGCCGAGGCCCCCAGAGCCTCGAAGACCGCGTGGCCCGAGTCCCCGAGCAGGGACAGGCGGTCTGCGGGCGTGAGCGCGGCGCAGCAGGAGACGGCTCTGCAGCGGCTGCTGGAGCTGCACAGTGAGGCCAGGCGTCGGCGGCAACAGGACCGCGAGCAGCAGCGGCTCCGG GTCTTGGAACGCCTCCGCATCGCCAGGAACCGCCACTGCCGCGTGCATCCCTTGAGACCCCCACCGAGCCCGGCTCAGCTCCCACGACAGGCAAGACCCCTAGGCGAAGGCGGTGGGGCCGCCAAAACCCTGCCTGGGCGGGGGACGGGGCGCGACCTGGGTCCCTTTGACTTGCGCGCACCGCGCACTTGCGATGACACCTGCGGAGCGGGAGGGGCCGGCCTGCCCggctgctgccctctgctggccgCATCGAGCCCCGGGGCTGGGAGGCGCGGGCGCTCAACGCTCGGCGCCGCCCCAGGAGGACGCGGCCGGGCAGCGGAGCGCCCTGCGGGAGCAGCTGAAGCAAATGCAACGGGAGAGGACCGGGCGGCTGCGAGCCCTCGGGGCCAG
- the LOC137229287 gene encoding collagen alpha-1(III) chain-like isoform X2, with translation MQEVHLRQPLHSCRGLAKDPSSALDLTEARFAADPRWESPGMPAEGPTSGCSQELNLTTSSSFGEPGSSEFKELAQREDGELAGPMPQGPHQPPSRSLQEKKLAQGASGPSGLPSQGLPEPPDPLEGLSCSLGQERAELKKLLRIEIPQSQREGAPQDQRGKALQGEDKEVPPSKREKTNEGQSGEAPQALREEVSEGQRWEASQGENKEAPRSQSGSRLKCRRKEVLPEQSEDSPQGPEVKTLQSSEGRSRISQAWEVARGEAPTPPREEGGSLGIPGGFCRPLGERMPQPGGREGAHPRGRTTQLRQVKTGGPRGESAAAVREQGAAREGAPAPLTPPGPPARPPLPRPGAVLLAALRTGGSEQRERPAALPGHPGLLSDPHSLRGPGGSPGPAEQELGGSMGLPGALGGRREGAEAPRASKTAWPESPSRDRRSAGVSAAQQETALQRLLELHSEARRRRQQDREQQRLRVLERLRIARNRHCRVHPLRPPPSPAQLPRQARPLGEGGGAAKTLPGRGTGRDLGPFDLRAPRTCDDTCGAGGAGLPGCCPLLAASSPGAGRRGRSTLGAAPGGRGRAAERPAGAAEANATGEDRAAASPRGQEHPELPATSVAPWL, from the exons ATGCAAGAGGTGCACCTGAGGCAGCCTTTGCACTCCTGCAGGGGGCTGGCAAAGGACCCATCATCAGCCCTGGATCTGACTGAAGCCAGGTTTGCTGCAGACCCAAGGTGGGAGAGCCCTGGCATGCCTGCAGAAGGGCCCACATCTG gTTGCTCACAAGAGCTGAACCTCACCACCAGCAGTAGCTTTGGAGAACCAGGAAGCTCAGAGTTCAAG GAGCTGGCCCAGAGGGAAGACGGGGAGCTAGCAGGGCCCATGCCCCAGGGGCCCCATCAACCACCATCCAGAAGCCTACAGGAGAAGAAGCTGGCTCAGGGAGCCTCAGGGCCCTCAGgcctcccctcccagggcctgCCAGAACCCCCGGATCCCCTGGAGGGGCTGAGCTGCAGCCTGGGCCAGGAGAGAGCAGAACTAAAGAAACTGCTAAGAATTGAGATTCCTCAGAGTCAGAGAGAGGGGGCCCCTCAGGATCAGAGAGGGAAGGCCCTCCAGGGGGAGGACAAAGAAGTTCCCCCAAGTAAGAGAGAGAAGACAAACGAGGGTCAGAGCGGGGAGGCCCCTCAGGCTCTGAGGGAAGAGGTCTCGGAAGGTCAAAGGTGGGAGGCCTCCCAGGGTGAGAACAAAGAGGCACCTCGAAGTCAAAGCGGAAGTCGCCTTAAGTGCCGGAGAAAGGAGGTCCTCCCGGAGCAGAGCGAGGATTCTCCTCAGGGCCCGGAAGTGAAGACGCTTCAGTCTTCCGAGGGCAGAAGCCGTATCTCACAAGCCTGGGAGGTGGCTCGGGGAGAGGCACCTACACCGCCCCGGGAGGAAGGCGGCTCCCTGGGGATTCCGGGGGGCTTCTGCAGGCCCCTGGGAGAACGGATGCCGcagcctgggggaagggagggcgcGCACCCGCGGGGAAGAACCACGCAGCTGAGGCAGGTTAAGACCGGTGGCCCGAGAGGAGAGAGCGCAGCGGCCGTGAGAGAGCAGGGGGCCGCCCGGGAAGGGGCGCCGGCTCCCCTTACGCCCCCGGGGCCTCCGGCGCGGCCGCCGCTCCCACGCCCAGGAGCGGTGTTGCTGGCGGCCCTACGCACTGGTGGTTCCGAGCAGCGGGAGCGCCCCGCAGCTCTCCCAGGGCATCCGGGCCTGCTGAGCGATCCGCACTCGCTTCGGGGCCCGGGAGGAAGCCCTGGCCCCGCGGAGCAGGAGCTGGGCGGCTCCATGGGGCTCCCGGGCGCCCTCGGGGGGCGGAGGGAAGGTGCCGAGGCCCCCAGAGCCTCGAAGACCGCGTGGCCCGAGTCCCCGAGCAGGGACAGGCGGTCTGCGGGCGTGAGCGCGGCGCAGCAGGAGACGGCTCTGCAGCGGCTGCTGGAGCTGCACAGTGAGGCCAGGCGTCGGCGGCAACAGGACCGCGAGCAGCAGCGGCTCCGG GTCTTGGAACGCCTCCGCATCGCCAGGAACCGCCACTGCCGCGTGCATCCCTTGAGACCCCCACCGAGCCCGGCTCAGCTCCCACGACAGGCAAGACCCCTAGGCGAAGGCGGTGGGGCCGCCAAAACCCTGCCTGGGCGGGGGACGGGGCGCGACCTGGGTCCCTTTGACTTGCGCGCACCGCGCACTTGCGATGACACCTGCGGAGCGGGAGGGGCCGGCCTGCCCggctgctgccctctgctggccgCATCGAGCCCCGGGGCTGGGAGGCGCGGGCGCTCAACGCTCGGCGCCGCCCCAGGAGGACGCGGCCGGGCAGCGGAGCGCCCTGCGGGAGCAGCTGAAGCAAATGCAACGGGAGAGGACCGGGCGGCTGCGAGCCCTCGGGGCCAG
- the LOC137229287 gene encoding collagen alpha-1(XVI) chain-like isoform X3 → MQEVHLRQPLHSCRGLAKDPSSALDLTEARFAADPRWESPGMPAEGPTSGCSQELNLTTSSSFGEPGSSEFKELAQREDGELAGPMPQGPHQPPSRSLQEKKLAQGASGPSGLPSQGLPEPPDPLEGLSCSLGQERAELKKLLRIEIPQSQREGAPQDQRGKALQGEDKEVPPSKREKTNEGQSGEAPQALREEVSEGQRWEASQGENKEAPRSQSGSRLKCRRKEVLPEQSEDSPQGPEVKTLQSSEGRSRISQAWEVARGEAPTPPREEGGSLGIPGGFCRPLGERMPQPGGREGAHPRGRTTQLRQVKTGGPRGESAAAVREQGAAREGAPAPLTPPGPPARPPLPRPGAVLLAALRTGGSEQRERPAALPGHPGLLSDPHSLRGPGGSPGPAEQELGGSMGLPGALGGRREGAEAPRASKTAWPESPSRDRRSAGVSAAQQETALQRLLELHSEARRRRQQDREQQRLRVLERLRIARNRHCRVHPLRPPPSPAQLPRQEDAAGQRSALREQLKQMQRERTGRLRALGARTSSNFCGPLALRSLRLESIAHSSQSSLVTAESSKGRLKRRGFKEKARGQPVGQR, encoded by the exons ATGCAAGAGGTGCACCTGAGGCAGCCTTTGCACTCCTGCAGGGGGCTGGCAAAGGACCCATCATCAGCCCTGGATCTGACTGAAGCCAGGTTTGCTGCAGACCCAAGGTGGGAGAGCCCTGGCATGCCTGCAGAAGGGCCCACATCTG gTTGCTCACAAGAGCTGAACCTCACCACCAGCAGTAGCTTTGGAGAACCAGGAAGCTCAGAGTTCAAG GAGCTGGCCCAGAGGGAAGACGGGGAGCTAGCAGGGCCCATGCCCCAGGGGCCCCATCAACCACCATCCAGAAGCCTACAGGAGAAGAAGCTGGCTCAGGGAGCCTCAGGGCCCTCAGgcctcccctcccagggcctgCCAGAACCCCCGGATCCCCTGGAGGGGCTGAGCTGCAGCCTGGGCCAGGAGAGAGCAGAACTAAAGAAACTGCTAAGAATTGAGATTCCTCAGAGTCAGAGAGAGGGGGCCCCTCAGGATCAGAGAGGGAAGGCCCTCCAGGGGGAGGACAAAGAAGTTCCCCCAAGTAAGAGAGAGAAGACAAACGAGGGTCAGAGCGGGGAGGCCCCTCAGGCTCTGAGGGAAGAGGTCTCGGAAGGTCAAAGGTGGGAGGCCTCCCAGGGTGAGAACAAAGAGGCACCTCGAAGTCAAAGCGGAAGTCGCCTTAAGTGCCGGAGAAAGGAGGTCCTCCCGGAGCAGAGCGAGGATTCTCCTCAGGGCCCGGAAGTGAAGACGCTTCAGTCTTCCGAGGGCAGAAGCCGTATCTCACAAGCCTGGGAGGTGGCTCGGGGAGAGGCACCTACACCGCCCCGGGAGGAAGGCGGCTCCCTGGGGATTCCGGGGGGCTTCTGCAGGCCCCTGGGAGAACGGATGCCGcagcctgggggaagggagggcgcGCACCCGCGGGGAAGAACCACGCAGCTGAGGCAGGTTAAGACCGGTGGCCCGAGAGGAGAGAGCGCAGCGGCCGTGAGAGAGCAGGGGGCCGCCCGGGAAGGGGCGCCGGCTCCCCTTACGCCCCCGGGGCCTCCGGCGCGGCCGCCGCTCCCACGCCCAGGAGCGGTGTTGCTGGCGGCCCTACGCACTGGTGGTTCCGAGCAGCGGGAGCGCCCCGCAGCTCTCCCAGGGCATCCGGGCCTGCTGAGCGATCCGCACTCGCTTCGGGGCCCGGGAGGAAGCCCTGGCCCCGCGGAGCAGGAGCTGGGCGGCTCCATGGGGCTCCCGGGCGCCCTCGGGGGGCGGAGGGAAGGTGCCGAGGCCCCCAGAGCCTCGAAGACCGCGTGGCCCGAGTCCCCGAGCAGGGACAGGCGGTCTGCGGGCGTGAGCGCGGCGCAGCAGGAGACGGCTCTGCAGCGGCTGCTGGAGCTGCACAGTGAGGCCAGGCGTCGGCGGCAACAGGACCGCGAGCAGCAGCGGCTCCGG GTCTTGGAACGCCTCCGCATCGCCAGGAACCGCCACTGCCGCGTGCATCCCTTGAGACCCCCACCGAGCCCGGCTCAGCTCCCACGACAG GAGGACGCGGCCGGGCAGCGGAGCGCCCTGCGGGAGCAGCTGAAGCAAATGCAACGGGAGAGGACCGGGCGGCTGCGAGCCCTCGGGGCCAG
- the LOC137229287 gene encoding collagen alpha-1(XVI) chain-like isoform X4: MQEVHLRQPLHSCRGLAKDPSSALDLTEARFAADPRWESPGMPAEGPTSGCSQELNLTTSSSFGEPGSSEFKELAQREDGELAGPMPQGPHQPPSRSLQEKKLAQGASGPSGLPSQGLPEPPDPLEGLSCSLGQERAELKKLLRIEIPQSQREGAPQDQRGKALQGEDKEVPPSKREKTNEGQSGEAPQALREEVSEGQRWEASQGENKEAPRSQSGSRLKCRRKEVLPEQSEDSPQGPEVKTLQSSEGRSRISQAWEVARGEAPTPPREEGGSLGIPGGFCRPLGERMPQPGGREGAHPRGRTTQLRQVKTGGPRGESAAAVREQGAAREGAPAPLTPPGPPARPPLPRPGAVLLAALRTGGSEQRERPAALPGHPGLLSDPHSLRGPGGSPGPAEQELGGSMGLPGALGGRREGAEAPRASKTAWPESPSRDRRSAGVSAAQQETALQRLLELHSEARRRRQQDREQQRLRVLERLRIARNRHCRVHPLRPPPSPAQLPRQEDAAGQRSALREQLKQMQRERTGRLRALGARNTQNFQQLLWPPGSEEPAPGEHRSLFPVLSGHC, translated from the exons ATGCAAGAGGTGCACCTGAGGCAGCCTTTGCACTCCTGCAGGGGGCTGGCAAAGGACCCATCATCAGCCCTGGATCTGACTGAAGCCAGGTTTGCTGCAGACCCAAGGTGGGAGAGCCCTGGCATGCCTGCAGAAGGGCCCACATCTG gTTGCTCACAAGAGCTGAACCTCACCACCAGCAGTAGCTTTGGAGAACCAGGAAGCTCAGAGTTCAAG GAGCTGGCCCAGAGGGAAGACGGGGAGCTAGCAGGGCCCATGCCCCAGGGGCCCCATCAACCACCATCCAGAAGCCTACAGGAGAAGAAGCTGGCTCAGGGAGCCTCAGGGCCCTCAGgcctcccctcccagggcctgCCAGAACCCCCGGATCCCCTGGAGGGGCTGAGCTGCAGCCTGGGCCAGGAGAGAGCAGAACTAAAGAAACTGCTAAGAATTGAGATTCCTCAGAGTCAGAGAGAGGGGGCCCCTCAGGATCAGAGAGGGAAGGCCCTCCAGGGGGAGGACAAAGAAGTTCCCCCAAGTAAGAGAGAGAAGACAAACGAGGGTCAGAGCGGGGAGGCCCCTCAGGCTCTGAGGGAAGAGGTCTCGGAAGGTCAAAGGTGGGAGGCCTCCCAGGGTGAGAACAAAGAGGCACCTCGAAGTCAAAGCGGAAGTCGCCTTAAGTGCCGGAGAAAGGAGGTCCTCCCGGAGCAGAGCGAGGATTCTCCTCAGGGCCCGGAAGTGAAGACGCTTCAGTCTTCCGAGGGCAGAAGCCGTATCTCACAAGCCTGGGAGGTGGCTCGGGGAGAGGCACCTACACCGCCCCGGGAGGAAGGCGGCTCCCTGGGGATTCCGGGGGGCTTCTGCAGGCCCCTGGGAGAACGGATGCCGcagcctgggggaagggagggcgcGCACCCGCGGGGAAGAACCACGCAGCTGAGGCAGGTTAAGACCGGTGGCCCGAGAGGAGAGAGCGCAGCGGCCGTGAGAGAGCAGGGGGCCGCCCGGGAAGGGGCGCCGGCTCCCCTTACGCCCCCGGGGCCTCCGGCGCGGCCGCCGCTCCCACGCCCAGGAGCGGTGTTGCTGGCGGCCCTACGCACTGGTGGTTCCGAGCAGCGGGAGCGCCCCGCAGCTCTCCCAGGGCATCCGGGCCTGCTGAGCGATCCGCACTCGCTTCGGGGCCCGGGAGGAAGCCCTGGCCCCGCGGAGCAGGAGCTGGGCGGCTCCATGGGGCTCCCGGGCGCCCTCGGGGGGCGGAGGGAAGGTGCCGAGGCCCCCAGAGCCTCGAAGACCGCGTGGCCCGAGTCCCCGAGCAGGGACAGGCGGTCTGCGGGCGTGAGCGCGGCGCAGCAGGAGACGGCTCTGCAGCGGCTGCTGGAGCTGCACAGTGAGGCCAGGCGTCGGCGGCAACAGGACCGCGAGCAGCAGCGGCTCCGG GTCTTGGAACGCCTCCGCATCGCCAGGAACCGCCACTGCCGCGTGCATCCCTTGAGACCCCCACCGAGCCCGGCTCAGCTCCCACGACAG GAGGACGCGGCCGGGCAGCGGAGCGCCCTGCGGGAGCAGCTGAAGCAAATGCAACGGGAGAGGACCGGGCGGCTGCGAGCCCTCGGGGCCAG